Within the Deltaproteobacteria bacterium genome, the region CCGGATCATCGGACGTGATGGCGAATGCGTCCTCCCGCGCGGACCGCGCCAACCGGCGCCCGAGCCCGGAGAGCGCGGCGGCTCTGACGGTCCATCCCGCGCCCGCCCGCCAGACCGTCGGCGAGCCGTCCGCCGGGCGGCCTGCCGCCGATCGCGCAGGCAGGACGACGGCCGCGCCCGCGGCGTCCATGTACGTCGCCACCCGTGCGAGGAGCGCGGGCCACGCAGCGGGCGCGAGTGCCGCTGCGCCGACGAGGTCGGCGAAGCTCTCGCGCGCATCGCGTTCGGCGGTGAGCGTCGCGCTCGGCGTCGGATGGGGTACGGCCACGCCGGGTGTCGAGCAACCTCCGTGCCCGCCGGGAAAGCGCGTCGGCGCGCGCGGGATCGGGGGTGTGGCCCGAGCGATGTGCACGCGATTGCGCAGCCGGGCGCGGCGCGCGCGCTCGCATTGCACAATGCGGTGCGTGCGGCCGGCCAGGTCCGGTGAACGGCTGGGTCTTGCCGAGACGGGCCGGAACTTGCTTACCAGAGACCGATGCACAGGCCGGGTCCGATCGCCTACTTGCTGCCGCTCGTCGCGCTCGCGATCGGCGTGCCCATCCTCGCGTTTGCGACCATCCGCAGCGTGACCTGGGTCGGCCGGACGTTTCCCGGCTTCTTCGTCATGCAGAACGCGGTCGTACCGACCGTGAGCGGGATCGACTGGCCCCCGGACCGCGCCGGGATCTTCCACGCGCGCGTCACGGCGGTCGACGGCGAGCGGGTGCGGTCGGGCGCCGAGGTCTACGAGCGCGTCGCCGCGCATCCGCCCGGAACGCCGATCGAGTACACGCTCGCGGGCGAGGACGGCGAGGACGGCGCCCGGACCGTGCGCGTCGCCGCGCATCGCTTCGGCTGGTACGCGTACCTCGAGACCTGGGGCATCCTGCTCGCGTTCGCGTGGAGCTACCTCGCGATCGGGCTCGTGGTCGCCTTCCTCCAGCCGCGTACCCGCCAGGCGCGGGTCTACCTGCTCCAGGCGCTCGTCGGGAGCATCTATCCGGCGGCGGCGGTCCTGTATCACCAGGCGAGCTCCGACCACCCGTGGCTCACGGCCGTCGGGCTCGCCGCGGAATGCGTGTTCCCCGCGACCTACGTGCATCTCGCGCTCGTGTTCCCGGTCGAGCGCCGCCTCCCCGCGCCGGCGTGGCTCTGGACGGCGACTCCGTACGTTCTGAGCGCCGTGCTCGTCGTGCTCGGGCTCCGCGGCTTCTACGCGGATCCGCCGACGCTCGCCGCGTTCCGCGCCGCCTACGTCTACACGTCGGCGAGCATCCTCTTCTTCGTGGCCGCCATGGTCGTCGGGTACGTCCGGAGCCGTGACCCGGCGATTCGTGGACGGATCCTCGCCGTCCTTCCAGGGGTCGTCTTCGGGACGGCGGCGGTGTTCCTGATCTTCCTGAACAACGCGTCGGCGGGCCGCGACCTTCCGATCCAGTTCGGCCTCGTGCCGTCGTTCGCGTTCTACGTGAGTGTCGCCTACGCGATCGCGAAGCACGACTTGTTCGACGTCGACCGGGTGGTCCGGCAGAGCTTCGTCTACGGCCTGCTCACCGTGATCGTGCTCGCCGGGTACGCGCTCGCGCTCAGCGTTCCGGCGCAGGTGGCGCCGGCCGGCGTGGTCGGCGCGCTGTTCGTGCTCGGTCTCGCCTTCCTGCTCGATCCCCTCAGGCGCGGCGTGCAGCGGGTCGTCGACCGCGCCTTCTTCCGGAGCCGCCTCGACGGCGCCCGGACCGTCGCCGAGCTCAGCGAGGCGCTCACCAGCGTGCTCGACCTCGACGAGATCGTGGCGCGCGTCACGCAGGTGGTGACCGAAGCGATGCAGCTCGAGTCGACGACGCTCGCGGTCGCGGAGGAGGGGAGAGCGTGGTCGCGCGGCGCCGACGGGGCGCTGCGGATCGTGCCGGCCCCGCCGGCGGACCTTGCCGCGGCGGCGCGGGCGGCGGTCACGGAGTCGCCGATCGACCCGCCGCTCGGCGCTGATGCTCCGGCGTTCGGCGCCGGGGTGCGCGCGGTCCTCGGCAGCTTCGACGCCGCGGCGGTCCTGCCGCTCGTGCTCGGCGAGCGCCCCCTCGGCTTCCTGGCGCTCGGAGCGAAGCGCTCCGGGCGGCCGCTCGGAGCGCGCGATGTCCGCCTGTTGCGGACCCTGGCGAACCAAGCGGCGATCGCGATCCAGAACGCGCTGTCCTTCCGCGCGCTCGGCGCCCTGAACCGCGAGCTCGACGAGAAGGTTCGCGCCCGCACCGAGGAAGTCCGGCGCTCCAACGTGGATTTGAAAACGGCGTACCGCGAGCTCCAGGACACCCAGGCGCAGCTCGTCCACTCCGAGAAGATGGCCTCGCTCGGCCAGCTCGTCGCCGGCGTCGCTCACGAGCTCAACAACCCGGCGAGCTTCGTCCACGGGAGTCTCGGCAACCTGAGCCGCTACCTGGCGACGTTCGTCGAGGTGATCCAGCGCTATCGGGCCGCGCCGATCGCCGACCCCGCCGTGCGCGAGTCGCTCGAGGCGCTCTCCGCGGCCTCCCAGCTCGACTATCTCCTCCAAGCGACGCCCGAGCTCCTGCGCTATTGCGCCGAGGGCTCCGAGCGCATCAAGCGGATCGTCGAGGACTTGCGCGTGTTCGTGCGCGCGGAGCAAGGCGAACGCTCGTCGACGGACCTGGCCGCGGATCTCGAGGCGACGCTGCGGCTCCTCGCGGAGCGCATCGCGAACGTCCGCATCGAGCGGCGCTACGGCGTCGTGGCCCCCATCGAGGCGCACGCCGGCCAGTTGAATCAGGTGTGGATGAACCTCCTCGCCAACGCGGTCGACGCGGTCGAAGGGCATCGGGACGGCGTCATCACGGTCGCCATCAGCGACGAGGGCGCCTGGGTGAAAGTCGTGATCGCCGACAACGGCGTCGGGATCCCGTCCGCGGTGCGGGGCAAGATCTTCGACCCGTTCTTCACCACGAAAGCGATCGGGCGCGGCACCGGGCTCGGTCTCAGCATTGCCTACGGCGCGGTGCGCAGCCACGGCGGACACATCGCGGTCGAGAGCGAGCCGGGCCGCG harbors:
- a CDS encoding GAF domain-containing protein, producing the protein MHRPGPIAYLLPLVALAIGVPILAFATIRSVTWVGRTFPGFFVMQNAVVPTVSGIDWPPDRAGIFHARVTAVDGERVRSGAEVYERVAAHPPGTPIEYTLAGEDGEDGARTVRVAAHRFGWYAYLETWGILLAFAWSYLAIGLVVAFLQPRTRQARVYLLQALVGSIYPAAAVLYHQASSDHPWLTAVGLAAECVFPATYVHLALVFPVERRLPAPAWLWTATPYVLSAVLVVLGLRGFYADPPTLAAFRAAYVYTSASILFFVAAMVVGYVRSRDPAIRGRILAVLPGVVFGTAAVFLIFLNNASAGRDLPIQFGLVPSFAFYVSVAYAIAKHDLFDVDRVVRQSFVYGLLTVIVLAGYALALSVPAQVAPAGVVGALFVLGLAFLLDPLRRGVQRVVDRAFFRSRLDGARTVAELSEALTSVLDLDEIVARVTQVVTEAMQLESTTLAVAEEGRAWSRGADGALRIVPAPPADLAAAARAAVTESPIDPPLGADAPAFGAGVRAVLGSFDAAAVLPLVLGERPLGFLALGAKRSGRPLGARDVRLLRTLANQAAIAIQNALSFRALGALNRELDEKVRARTEEVRRSNVDLKTAYRELQDTQAQLVHSEKMASLGQLVAGVAHELNNPASFVHGSLGNLSRYLATFVEVIQRYRAAPIADPAVRESLEALSAASQLDYLLQATPELLRYCAEGSERIKRIVEDLRVFVRAEQGERSSTDLAADLEATLRLLAERIANVRIERRYGVVAPIEAHAGQLNQVWMNLLANAVDAVEGHRDGVITVAISDEGAWVKVVIADNGVGIPSAVRGKIFDPFFTTKAIGRGTGLGLSIAYGAVRSHGGHIAVESEPGRGTTMTVRLPRHQARPHAA